The window gtaaatatatttttatacattaattaactctatataCTATGCTGAATTGAATAAataattggacttaaaattttaaaaagagatTTAGATGTACCAAGAGAAATATATTTGTAACTCACACGGTACCGCGCAGTAGTGCACTTCCGGTTTCCCTTTACTAGTAGGGGTCCCGTGGTTCCTATGCCGCCGCCTTTCCCGATCCTTTTCTTTTAGTGCTTCGACCCCGATGGTAACGGCGAGtatgatgtaaatgtaataatGAAATACCATGTTAGTTTTACGGGTGGTTATTCCCGAGTTTTCTTTGACGGTGGTTGTTATGTCATCTATAACAATAGATAATGTGAAGAATAATTCTTGTGGTAAGTAGGCCTCATATGTCACTTTTGTTACATTAATATTCTCGTGGTAAGTAGGTATTATTTCAACATCCTCGTTATTACTGTTTGTGTAAAAGTAGAAACATCATCGTTTTGTATaagtgaaaatataaataaaatatgtaaaaagttTATCCATAATTCCATATGGTTTGCTTAATAATGCTGTTTAAATGCATAAGATGACCAAATTATATACTCCTATGATTTAAACACCTTTGGTTGTTTCTTACATGGATTGATTATTAAAGCCTTTAAATTAAAGGACCTTTTTTTCTCAACAAACCATGAAAAAAAGACAACAACTTTATAAACCACGTATGGGAAATTGGGAATAAGTGCAATAAAACTAAAGGTTAGGTAGATAACAAAAGTTGATAATGAGTGTATTTGGTTTAATAGTTTATAAGGGAGAGAGGGAAAAAACTTTGTCACTATATAAAAACTTCGATCTTAAATTTGGTCACTGACATTGAATTACcagcttaaaaaaaattaattactaataactaacatattattatttttagaaaaataaatagatagCAAAAGTTTCCTAGATATCTTTACGAAATAACTTTGTTTTGCATACTCGTACAAAAATGGTACAATATGCAGTAGACATATCATGAATGATATCCGGTCTAAAAGTGGTTGAGGTGAGATAGtcacttattttttaaaaaaatagtaattgtaccattgttttttattaatctatCACAAGGGACTAGTTTTCTAGCATACAATACAAGTCAGTGTTGCTTATATGTGATAGATTTATTACTTATGGTGATACAATTATTACTTTCTTTAAGTTAATGGTGAAAAAGACATAAGTTCAAATTTGACatctaataaataaaattaaatttcatcTTGACTGTGAGACTTTTTTCGTATGTGATCTTGTttatcattaaaacaaaaaccTTACATGACCTAAACAAGCATTTATCATAAATAGCAATGATTTGTAAACGATAAAAATGTCATTTAAATGACACTTGCTTAATGATATGTATTTGATGTGAACCATAATATTAATCAATAAGGGAAAATGGAGTGGTATCTAAGgaggacaaaaaaaaaatatgccgATGAAGAATCCGATAATCGAATCtggtttaaattttattaattgagaattgagtgtgtgttttaagTTCATTAGGCTTTTTAGCTTTcattttatacctttttttataaataaaaaaaaaatcatgattttttttatttttaaaaatgttaaaaatgtgTAATATTCTCATTAAGaactctttaattttttttcacatttactACTCTCTTAACACTAATTACATTTACAGGTGTGGAGGAACGAAGATGACGACGACCAGATATGCAGATccagaatttttttttagtttgtataGATTTAACccttaaagttattttgaagTCACATATTTCATCCTTTGTTCTTTGACAAGTTTCATTTCAGCACCCACATGTAtacaagttttaattttaacccTCAAATGTCATCAGGTATGGTTATTGGGACTTATATTTTGGTCTTTCAAACTaaactatatttattttagttaactattatatacataattaagatatatatagtcTTTGGTTCGGGTCGGTTTTAATAGTCGGTTTTTGCATGTGAAACCAATACCCGAACCGATCCTTTCGGTTTTTGGAAAACATAAACCAATTCAATCGGTTTgattcggttttcggttttctcGGTTCagttttttcgtttttttttattttacggTTCGATTTTTGCTCACCTCTTACAGTAGCCTTGTGGTGAATGGAAAATTTTGGTTTGTAGGTACTGTACTACTGTACTTCACAATTCTCATAGTCCTTCCTAAACTACCAGGTAtatatttgtcttttttattaCAAGTTGTTTAGTATATCCTACATTCTGGTGCAGGATATACTAAACAACTTTGTAGCCAGAACAGATCAACAGTAAAATAATTGTGGTCCTTTATTGTAACAGGTTCGTTtgtttctttactttttttttgttatagaCTAGGCCCCCAAATTTGATCTCGTTTAAGGCCACCAAAAATCTTGAGCCGACACTGAACATACCGCCACCTCCATCATCACTTTTTTATTGTGCCAATATTTCTTATGTCTTTAAAGTGATATTTATGTACAACAATAGTGACAACACCACTCTTTACACAATAagagtataaaaaaaataagatgtaaactgtttttattaaaagataaagaaactGTGTTCATGAATACCTCCGAAAAGGATAAAGATTGAATTTGTTTGCAataatattgtatatttttttaattatcaatattcAACCAAGTGtttgtaaaaatgaaaattattttcttcaaatacttttttcaaaacaaacaaaattagttaaattaaatatttgacTGAAATATATCAatagttaataatataaaatcgAAATAAATATCTGAAGTAtatatcattcaaaaaataaaattttcatacTGGACAAGAAAGGAAAGTATTAACAGACACCAACAAAGACTTTTCTACTACTGATAACTACTACATATGACACCTAAAAGCAATTTAAGAAAGAAATAACTTTCTCatataaacaaatcaaaatcaaaagttttGTTACACAAAATACAGacccacacacatatatatatacacacatggaaaatgaaaatttggGAGAGAATTAGAAATAATACAGTAATAATTAGTTGTCTAAAATGGATTCCTAAATAATTGGTTTGACAGTCAGACCGCCAATACTAACATCGCCTTTTACAATACCTCTTTTCTtattcttcatatatatatatatattaattttattttatttttattcaattcaattcGATTCAATTCATTgttgaattttgactttttctCAGATCTTAAGTCCATCACTTTGACCAGGTATTTGATCTCACTTTGTTATTTGATCTGCTTGTTAATAGTAATAGCAATTAGATCTTATggtgttttttttatgaattatgattatatgtaggtgtttatatatatagaatatatattagaatttgtatgtataattatCAGCTGTTTCAACTATggtaattgttaaaaaaaaaaaaaactgtataGTAATGATAATTACAGTAGTTTGGTTTACATAGTTTTAGACTTGTAGTCAGATTATGAAAATTGCGTTTATTTTGAGTACAAATTGCTACCCGTGCAAGCAGCGGCGGATTATTAGTATTGGAAAAtttgtttcttgaatttttttgagATTTTCGGGCGGTTGTCAAGTAGGGTGTGTATTATAGTATAGAAAAAAGATCAGAATTATAATTACTATCAACTGAAGAGTCAAAAGTTGAGTGCCAAAAGTACTCGACTTCTGTAatgtggattttttttttttttgagatttcACACATTTCATCGTAAGTTTTCATCTTGTCAGCTGTTTTAGAACGGACCGTTGTTAAGTTTTGCGGAGTAAAATCGTATTGTGAATGACATTGGGACCTTTACATTAGGTTATGTTGTTAGAACGGATTGTTGTCAAATTCTGCGGagtaaaattatattatgaaTGACATTGGGACTTTTAGATTAGGTTATAACCAGTAAGGTTGGATAAGTGGGTAACACCCTTGCCTCTAGAGACAGAGGTTAAGGGTTCTATCCTCATTGCCttgcaaggctggaggtccttttctatcttaaatagaacctggaagcaaccTCTTTACACCGTCGTGGTAGGGGTTAGGCTATCTACATCTTAATCTCTCCCAAACACTGTCaaggtattgggacccaaaacccgttgAAGACAACATTGGGTGCTTACTTACGTCCTTACTTTACATTAGGTTATGCTGTTAGAACGGATTGTTGTTAAATTCTGCGGAGTAAAATCGTATTGTGAATGACATTGGGACTTTTACATTAGGTTATGCTTTATAAATATCTGAAATTGGTCTTGCGTTGGAAATCATTTCCTTCTCTGCTCGATGAATAACTCGGATATGTGGTTTTACAAGCTGTGTTCTTTTCCAGTATTATTTAGAGCTTTATGTTCTTTCTAAATTCTCGATTTCCCCCTAACCAGAATATTTTTTTAGGGTATACAGTTGAAGAGTGTTTGAATCCTTCTTCTGGACAATGAAGAAGGCCTTCGATCAAACTGTCAGGGACCTGTACGTTAAGGCTATTTTTACCGACATGTTTCAAATACAAagtattgattttttaaagatGCTTGATTTTCTGATTCTATTCTTGCAGTAAAAGAGGAGTCAATAAGAAAGTTCTTAAAGTTCCTTCGATAGAACAAAaggtgatttatttatttatttcttccTTATAGTTTATGTATTTGAACGAATTATTAATCCTTCAATCTATGTTTCCCTAGGTTCTTGATGCAACTAGTAATGAGTCTTGGGGTCCCCATGGATCGCTTCTTGCTGAGATTGCAATGGCTTCAAGAAACTAGTATGATTTATCTgtatttttttcattcacaaacaaataactaaatgatttttttttttgcaacaaataaacttatttctTGTTGTTGTTTGCAGTCATGAATACCAGATGATCATGACAGTTATTTGGAAGCGTATTAATGATACTGGGAAAAATTGGCGCCACGTGTACAAGGTTTGGAGTGTTCATATGTGAAGTTATGTTCTTATATGGTGGCGAAATGGGTGGGTTTGGTAATAGGTCAAAATGGGCTGGGTCAAAGATGAGTAAACTTTTTGTAGGAATCAAATCAGGTTTTTATGAATGCTTTATGTCACcttattgtttttaaaatgaAGATTTAGCCTTTCAATAACTACAAAGACATTTATAATTTCAGTAATCATCTATTtctataatttaattatctGGGAGGTTTTATGCATATAAAGTATACTTTAGGCAACTTTCGTAACACTTCTTAGCTAGTTCCTATACCCCACATGATTTGCTTAATATTAAAGTTTACCCCAATTGACCCACTCTCACATATCTTGATTCCCTCGAAGATTTTAAACTTAGACCACTATTTATATGTCCAATCGTTAATGACTACATTGTAACACAACTaggattttgtttatatgactTTTGCACCAGGGTTTGACTGTTCTTGAGTACTTGGTAGCAAATGGGTCGGAGCGTGTGATAGCTGAGATTAGGGAACATGCTTACCAGATAACGGTATATTTTTATCTATTGAAACTTATTCCTGCATTTTTATTGGTAGCTTAGTGTtgctttattaatttttaagtcTGTACTTTGTTGCAGTCTTTGTCTGATTTTCAGTATCTTGATCACACTGGAAGGGATCAGGGGAACAATGTAAGAAAGAAATCGCAAAGTCTTGTGGCTCTAGTGAATGATAATGAAAAAATACAGGAAGTTAGGCAAAAGGCTGCAGCCAACTGGGACAAGTGAGTTCGTTTAACTTCATTTGTGACGGTACATAATTGTATAAAGTGTgtcgattttatcaaatatttaaaaCACCATTCAATAATAAGGGAATCTTGTGGCCACAGAACAAGATCAACACAATACTATGAAGATGCCAATGAACCAATTTAGTTTGGACCAGAAACGAACTATCTATATGATATGTTTTGATTTAAACTTTTCTCTAAGGTAATCTAACATGGTAAGAATGATGACATGTCTGTTGATGGATATTTTTACCTCTATTGTGGTAAATGAAAGCCGATTACCTTAAGTTACATCGAgtcaatttatttttaaaacttcgcTAGTTCTTACTAGCTAAAATAggtttgttgttgaagaaatcAGACCAAAGTTTATTGCCTTTTTGCAACTACCCTAACTTTCTCATAAAAACATTCCGGACATGGAATCCATGAGATATTTAGAATGGATTTTGTTGCAAATTTCATGATGATGaccattctttttatttatgtgCAGTTAGATATAATGACAGTAACCAGTACTGGATCCCTTGAAAATTATCttcttaatcttttaatttgttGATGAGATTTGTAACCATACCATTCCAATCAGGTTTCACAACACATCAGGTAGTTCAAAGTACAGGCCTGGATTATATCCTGGTGCGGGAGGTTTTGATGATGATCGATACGAAGGCCGTTATGGAAGTAGAGACGAAGACCGTAATGGGTATGGGAGGGAAAGAGAATGGGGTGATGACAAATATGGTAGTCGTGATGGAGATCGTTATGGTGAAGAGCGATATGGTCGGGATCGTTATAGAGATGAGGAATCCCATGGTAGAAGAAGTTCTGATGGTGACAACTATGGCCGAAGAAGCAGAAGCTCTGATAGAGACCGCGAACGAGCTTATGAAGATGAGGGACCATATTCTTCAAGGTATGtgtacaattttgttttatttgcaCTAAATGCACTGCAGTTCTAAGATAAATGACAAGATACTGAGTTGACGAatgggcaggttgggtaatggaTCAGAACATGTTTTGGTTGAATCAAATAGTTTTGATGCTGTCAGGCTGGGTTGACCCAGAACAAAATTTGTCCATAAcgagttaatttttttttgtgtgtgtgattagTATGTTTAATACTTTAATATGATTACAGAAGTagattattttataataatctatttttttattgatcaaCATGATTAAGGTggttttatgcatacaatacaCTTTAGACCCATTTAAGCAAATTTTAAGTGAATATTTGGCACCTCTACCTAAATGTAAGTGTAACATGCCCTTAATGCACAAGGGCTAAAATAGTAATCTATGTTTAAAATTACACTTGCTAGTTGAGTTGCTCATTCTTCGTATGCTCCACCTAGtcacggcaaaaagaataaatgagTTATGTGAGGTCATATCTCCCCAATCCCATGAAAGTTGTAGTATTTTATCATGCACATAATATTTAATGTCTAAAATATCctttaattaatgatgatgttTCATAAGAAGTTGTAAAACTGAAATTATTGAATTTTTCACGGACTGACAACTTGCTGTCAATAATATGCTCCAACCTGTCATATCAACCTATGGGAGATCAACCTAGTATTCTAGATGTTCATTTTGCTAACTATCTAGCATTTCCCTTTCGATGTTTGCACAATGGTTTATGCGTGCTCGTTTAATGATGCTTAAGGAAGCGTAAAATGtgatctatatctatttttgtCTTATTGCAGAGAAAGCAACGAGAAAGCTGATGCTCAATCTCATGACGGAAGGTAATTTAGTTTTCCATTTCGTAAACTGATTCTTGTTGCACTTGTCCCTCTAGTTATTGCAATTACTTGGGATCTTgaataaaattatcaaaaacatTGATAAAAACATGTAATTGCACGAATTGTTATCATTGCCCTAATTGTAtactgtatatttttttaatattgggCAGACATTTTGAGCGGAAATCTTCTGAACAAAATCTTGGGGTTCCTCCTAGTTATGAAGACGCTGTGGCTGGCGGACGTAGTCCCATGTATGGTGAGAGGTAGGTATTGTGGTCTACATAGATCTATAGAATCTCATTGGTATATTAAATTGAATCTGGTCTACTTTATTACTATTTGAAGGGATGGAGAGACAAAATCTGCATCCCCCTCTGTAACCACAAGTCAGGAAACCATAGTTTCTGGCAACCCTGCTGTTGCTCCACCTTCGGTAGCTGCTATGCCACCTCCAGCACCAGTAGGCACTACACAACCTCCACCTGCAGTTACCTTGAATAAGGAAACTAATGGGTTTGATGAATTTGATCCCCGTGCTTCATTTGGTTCATTTCCATGTAAGGAACTGTTACCGACCATTGctactatttttattttctatctgTGGTGATTTTTTCAAAACCTGATACATAAATATTTTGGTATCAACAACAGCGGCACCACCAACATCCGGTGGTACTGAAACAGATTTATTTGGTTCCTCATCGGATCCTTTCTCTTTGAATGAATTGGCCCTCGTGCCGGTTTCAGTTGCAACTTCTGAACCTGATACTTTTACAAATTCAAACTCTCCTAGTCAAGCCTTTGTTGCGGCTGCATCTACAGCACCAGGTGGTTCTGGTCAGGTGTGTTTCAAATACTCAAAACACCTTAGGGGGCGTTAGTTGGGGAAAACaccccttgttttccatttttgttttccaagaaaacatggaaaacagaaaatgcgatcatatcatattttttcaaaattgaattccaagaaaacagaaaacactATTTTTCACTTATTTCTATGAGAATTAGAAAGCACTTAAATATTAGTTTCCACTTTTCCTTTTccacttttcattttccattttctaaattttaaaaacccaaattgttttccatttattttcatttgttttctagagaTGAAAAACTcgtttcattttctagaaaattagaaatggaaaattagaaaacattttccaACTAAACGCCCCCTAAAATTCCCTTTTTTTTGGTAGAGATTTGAATGTTTGACTATTCATCAAATGCCTAATATgctttttgaaatattttattgtcTTCTCTATGCAGCCATTTGAAGATCCATTTGGTGATGGTCCTTTTAGAGCTGTCCCTTCTGCAGATGGATTTCCAGCCCCACCACAGTCTGCATCTGCCTTTGGCCAAGGAGCAGAACCACCCCAATCAGCAGCTCCGACACCGAACCCTGTGAATAACTTTGGATATGGAGGAAGTTTTGACCAAAATACCGATATTCTAGCAGATCTTATGCCACCAACTGGATCTTCACAGACGGGTTATCAAACTGCACCTGGCCAACTTCCATTACAAGCTGGCTTTTCTTCTCAAGGAGGTTTTCCATCTCAACCTAACCAAACTTCATTCCAGTCGAGTTTCCCAGGTCAACCTACCTTTCAAGGTGGTCAACCTGGTCAACCATCATTTCAAGGAGGTCAATCTGGCCAACCCACACTGCAACAAGACAGTCAACCCCACAATGGCTTTCCACCTCAAGGTGGTCACCTTATGTCGCAGTCTGGTTTTCCAACCCATAGTGGTCAACCCACAGCTGCTGGTGGCTTTCCATCTCAAATGGGCTCTGGTATTTCCGGTTCCAATGGGCAACCTGCTCATCAGAGCAACTTTTACGGGGGTTTTGATCCTCAGAATTCTTCAGCTCCCGTTCAACATGTGACTCAAGCTACTGCTACATCAACTGCACAGTCAAATACTTCAAGTTTCTATCAACAGCCACAGATTCAGTCTACTTCTACCCTTAATGCATCAACAGGTGCTCTTGTTATAGTTCCTCAAGAACCAGCCAAATTTGAGACTAAGTCCACTGTCTGGGCTGATACGTTGAACAGAGGGCTCGTTAATTTGAATATAGCTGGATGTAAGTTGCTTCATTTTATACTTTATCTATTTTCTTTTACCATAGGTTGCAAGATGGGGGCCTGACGGGTTGTGGTACGGGTCAAAATAAGTTCAAGTTCAATGTGATCTTTTTCTAGACTGTTCTAGACGGATTAAGTCGATTTAGTTTGACCTGGGTTTTCCCATTTCTAAATAAATAGCTAACTCTTTAGTTATGCTTACAGAACCAatctaattaaaataataatctaaACTTTGAATAAATTGATTTAGAAGGTTGCATGCATCTGCAATAGATTCTGTTGATATAAGACAACCCAAATTGACCCGCTCATAAGTCAATGGGTCAAATATATCTCATATGGTTTCCAATACATTATCTTGATAACATGTCTTTACATGTGCAGCTAAAACAAACCCATTGTCTAGTATTGGGGTTGACTTTGAAGCCCTGAATCGAAAGGAAAAGAGAATGGAGAAACCCAGTGCAACTCCTGTTACTTCAAATGTGACCATGGGTAAGGCCATGGGTTCTGGTACTGGAATTGGACGTGCTGGTGCGGGTGCACTTAGACCCCAACAGAACCTCATGGGTCAAAGCATGGCTGGACCTGGTGTAACCCCTGGATATGCAGGTTATGGAGGCATGAACCAGCCGATTGGCCAGTTCCAGATGCAACCTCCTTCAGCCGGGTATCCACCTCCTGGAGCTTACAACCCAATGATGGGCCGTGGTGGTGGTTATGGTCAACAGCCCTATGGTGGTGGCTATAGATAAAGTTCTGGTCAACTGTATGGTAGGGAccaaattgaaaagaaaaagagtatATTTACGCCCACATGTGAAAACGATCGATACCTTCGGCGGAGTGTAATTGCTGAACTTCGTTTCGGCGCAAAAGATTTGTTGTGATGGaaatattaaatgtttttttgtgGAAATCTTCAGGTTAATGTATGATTATATCATGTAAAATTCATGGCTTTGATGATCTTGTAGGTGGTGTGAAGTTTGTATACCGTTGTTGAGGACATCACCATTCTCAGGTTGCCACGTGAACAATTTTTGTCTTGTTGATTGAAGCATGTATTTGCCTATAGGTATAAGAGAAGACTACATATTGTATTCTTGTTTTTGACTTATTGAACTCATCGTGATTATGAATCAATGGTCTTAGAGATAATTCCAACCCATGATTGATGTACATTACGGCGATGATAATTTAATGTGAGATAATAGAATGGGAGTCGATCTCTgattatctatatattaatgACAACTTATCCTTCACTAATCTAGTAATCTGAATGAATGAGTTTTATAGGAGTGATATATTCCTGCCCCTTTAAGCTCCACGTGTGAATTGGGTTGGACACATATATGATTCCTTCAAATGATAAGCGGCCCGATTTCTTTTTCGAAAATTTGGACCAAAGCCCAAAGTTTCATTACTGTATACCTGGGTGGCCGGGTCTCCTTAATTAATTACCAAACTGTACTATAATCATTTCTTATAAATCAATCTTACCTCTAACATGCACTCATATACgacaaagtaaataaatatgaGGTCAAAATTTACACCAATTACCCTACGGTAGGAAATGGGAGGTCCACTAGATTTTGGCTAGATATGTGGTATGAAGAGGTCCCTCTTGCTACTACATAACTCGTCTTTATTCCTTGGATATTGGAAAACAAGCAATGCTAAGTGATAGATGGAATGGAGCGACATTTAGTTGGTGAAGAAACATTCGCGGTGGCATCGAAAATGAGCAACTCCAGACTATTACGGATATtataaaaaagattaatatTGGTGAGACTCATGATAGTTGGACTTGGATGCATGGCAATTTATAGCAATTCACAGTTAGTAGTCTTCGTAATCGGTTGGATGATACCTCTCTTCTTAGCCATTTCGTTCCAACTAGATGGAATTGTTGGAACCATTTTAGTATGAACGTCTCGTTTAtcatgatatgataattgacgataactaaaatcttatgtctagtaaatatatgatggacgtatttacttTTACAGACATactatagggtttcccattaggtgattataactaagaggactaacaaagcacacattaaacaccaaaggggttgaatgtataaatactctcattatatatagagagttataaaccctaagttaaggttaatcataTACTAACCCCTTACTAAATTTCATGTGCCTCTCCTCATCAAATTCGTGCATCACGTTCTAGACAATTACTCATCCCTGTATTACTCAATCAACTTGtcttgggaacccgaaatcaatgacacctatgtttaatgcctttatGGTAAGTATTATTACGTGAatcaaatcatgtttattcAAACAGAAATAAAAATGTTCCTCGCAAAGTAAATATTCATATTTGGAGAGTAATGATAGACCGTTGCCAATACGGTTTAACTTATGGTTTCAAGGTGTCCATAACAACTCACTTATCTGTCCTATATGCTTGAATGGTATCGAAAATATCCATCACCTGATGATCGATTGTGTGCTTGCTAAAAAAAGTATggacatttattcaaaattggCTCAACTTGGATATTCCTTACCTGAGTGGCATTATCGAGAGTGTAAAATATGTGGAAATTATGAACTTGCATCATAAATCTAAAGATGTTATTCTCACAATTATCTATACTTTGTGCTGGGATCTATGGCGTGTTACAAATGAGACGGTTTTCAATTCATCTAAGAAAAGAGAGATGACGATCATGGACTCGATcgttaatttttctttcttatggTTCACCAACAGAGGCAAACATGATAACATTCGGTGGGACGAGTGGATTAGAAATCTATTACTTTACATCTAACAATGGGTTTGACTTGCGTGACTTTTCCTCTTTGCTTCGTCGGAGTTATTATGTAATCGgttatacttttatacttttttattcttGTATCATTAGACCTTCGGGTATTTCACTAGATGGCTTTTCtttaacaat is drawn from Erigeron canadensis isolate Cc75 chromosome 9, C_canadensis_v1, whole genome shotgun sequence and contains these coding sequences:
- the LOC122581140 gene encoding clathrin interactor EPSIN 2-like, producing the protein MKKAFDQTVRDLKRGVNKKVLKVPSIEQKVLDATSNESWGPHGSLLAEIAMASRNYHEYQMIMTVIWKRINDTGKNWRHVYKGLTVLEYLVANGSERVIAEIREHAYQITSLSDFQYLDHTGRDQGNNVRKKSQSLVALVNDNEKIQEVRQKAAANWDKFHNTSGSSKYRPGLYPGAGGFDDDRYEGRYGSRDEDRNGYGREREWGDDKYGSRDGDRYGEERYGRDRYRDEESHGRRSSDGDNYGRRSRSSDRDRERAYEDEGPYSSRESNEKADAQSHDGRHFERKSSEQNLGVPPSYEDAVAGGRSPMYGERDGETKSASPSVTTSQETIVSGNPAVAPPSVAAMPPPAPVGTTQPPPAVTLNKETNGFDEFDPRASFGSFPSAPPTSGGTETDLFGSSSDPFSLNELALVPVSVATSEPDTFTNSNSPSQAFVAAASTAPGGSGQPFEDPFGDGPFRAVPSADGFPAPPQSASAFGQGAEPPQSAAPTPNPVNNFGYGGSFDQNTDILADLMPPTGSSQTGYQTAPGQLPLQAGFSSQGGFPSQPNQTSFQSSFPGQPTFQGGQPGQPSFQGGQSGQPTLQQDSQPHNGFPPQGGHLMSQSGFPTHSGQPTAAGGFPSQMGSGISGSNGQPAHQSNFYGGFDPQNSSAPVQHVTQATATSTAQSNTSSFYQQPQIQSTSTLNASTGALVIVPQEPAKFETKSTVWADTLNRGLVNLNIAGSKTNPLSSIGVDFEALNRKEKRMEKPSATPVTSNVTMGKAMGSGTGIGRAGAGALRPQQNLMGQSMAGPGVTPGYAGYGGMNQPIGQFQMQPPSAGYPPPGAYNPMMGRGGGYGQQPYGGGYR